AGCATTTAGatttgatagacagacaaaaaacttcactggctataaccttcagtatctacagtacattattgtaagcctaaaataaaactgtttacggtaatattgcgactgtttctggtagattttcaaagtacgcatccgtgcatgctttttggtacaggatagacaaacacttagcTGGCTACTACATTCAGtatctacgttatagtaagcctaaggTGAAATAATTTACGGTTATGCAGTTATACATCAATGTAATTTCCgaatcaaagaaaaaaaatctaatgtttttgtaccattaaattaaatagctttggcagggaaaagttcatcttcagtctcgctagcagttgctcaattcttatgattattcctaggaagttagtagatactagtaagcctattactagctaataagctgttaaaacgtccagtggcaaaagccatagttcatagacgctatttgtggtggaagtaaacctaataagaaacgttattcagtttaacacagagctgaatggtgtctagtgacttGTAAAACATGTAGCACCttgatgtagtggttaaagacaatgCCACTCAGGTGGGAGACCTGAGTTTGAACCCAGTGAAATAATTTTAGTTGCGGGCcgcaataaaaataattacgGTTATAGTGCGACGATTTCTTGTGGATTTCCGAAGTACGCATCcaggcatgctttttgggtcaggatagacaaaaacatagctggctacaacattcagtagcaaCGTTATAGTAAGCCATGTTCACGGTAATacagtattgcgactatttctggtggattccacTATTTTCACATATTTCACTTGAGGAAAAAGTCAGTATAAGCCttaaattaaactgtttactgttatattgtgactatttctggtggattttcgaattatgtctcaggattttttcaggatagacaaacactttccTGACTAAATGATTCTCTCGTCTATTCATTCAGTCAGTTATCAGTTATCgttacctatattgatacagtagttattgtatcactGTCATTCAAGATTGGCTAATAAGCCGTTATAACAACCAGTGGCAAAATCCATACAGTTCatggatgctatttgtggttgagAAATGCTACTCAGTTAATCACAATGGTTAACTGtgtctaaagaaatattcaaacttgacctGATGCTAATGTGTGACGGAATTATAtcatgtcaagaggctataccgacacttgGCAGATGTGTAGCTTGGTGGCGTAGtgtttaaagacacagcctttaatGTGGATGatctgggtttgaatcttgggAGGGCAACAACAATCCTGCTTTTTATTgggggccggctgaactaggctcaCCTTGTTTCTTGTTTGGTTAAGTTTTAGATTAGGTTATagttttgaattaaaaaaagacGTTTTCAGGCCTGacagtgaaaacacaaaaatgtgtgcaaGTCTGTACGCATTCGGAAagtgtaaatgtaatttcatgttttgtccacagagaccaacaggagagatTAGAGTCTGAGTTTCTCAGTGGTCAATCTGTCCAGAGTCATCAAACAGACCTGTCTTCCATATTCACTGTATGTGGTCATGTTATGGACATTTGTTTCTATATACCTCAAGTGAATTTAATCTTTCAATCATTCACAAATTTGTTAATATTGTTTtgataattattacatttttattcagtctGAAGTGAactttccctctcccccttcagttatttgaacagaatatcatgaCATTTGTAAAGAATGAGTTGAAGAGGTACAAGACAATGCTGAGTTCAGATTTCCCAGAAGGCTTTGTGAATCAGagtgaggatgaggaaggtgtggaCACTGAAGATGAGAAGCAGGAGAGCAGTGCCAAAGAGGGGGCTCTGAAGATCACACTGCATGTTCTGAGGAACATGAACCAGAAAGAGCTTGCTGACACACTGGATAAAAGTAAGAGTTGTCTGACTTTTCTGTTGAATGTTCCATTATGAGCAACATTTAAAAGCTGTATTTAGCTATTTAACTCAATAATAATGTATTGATAttaaaactaaacatggcaaccTTTTGTGTTGAATAATTTAACATAGaacactgaaaatgaaaaaagacagagaaggttttaaaatgttacattataaCTCAATCCTACAATACAGTTTTTGTTTAAGGACACAATATTCTGTTATTTCCTCATGCAGGTGCGCTTGCTAGGAGTGCCCAACATGATCTCAAATCTCATATGAAGAAGAAGTGTCAGtgcttatttgagggtattgctaaacaagggaacccaacacttctcaataagatctacacagagctctacatcacagagggtggaaagGGAGAGgtcaataatgaacatgaggtgagacagattgagacaacAACCAGGAAACAAACAAGACCAGAGACAGCAATCAAATGTAACGACATCTTCAAACCCATACCTGGACAAGACAAAGCTATCAGAACTGTGCTGACAAAGGGTGTCGCTGGAATTGGAAAAACTGTCTCTGTGCAGAAGTTCGTACTGGATTGggctgaaggaaaagccaatcaggatgtccaatttgtatttccccTCCCTTTTAGGGAACTGAAtttgaagagagaggaagaaatcaGTTGCATTCAGCTCATCAATCATTTCTCAGTTGAAACCAAAAAAGCAAGAATCTCTAACTACAACAAATATAAAGTTCTGTTCAtttttgatggtctggatgagtgtcgactgccccttgacttccagaacaacaagagctgttGTAATGTGACAGAGTCaacctcagtggatgtgctgctgacaaacctcatcaagggaaatctgcttccctctgctctcctctggataactaccagacctgcagcagccaatcagatcccttcagGGTGTGTTGACCATGTGACAGAGGTCAGAGGGTTCAATGACCCCCAGAAAGAGGAAtacttcaggaagagattcagtgatgaagacctggccagcagaatcatctcacaaataaagacatcaaggagcctccacatcatgtgtcacataccagtcttctgttggatcgtaGCTACAATCCTTGAGTACATGTTGACTACAGATGATAAAGGAGAGCTGCCCAAGACTctaacagacatgtactcacacttccttgtgtttcagtccaaacacaggaatgtaaagtatgatggaaaaaaagagacagatccACACTGGAGTAAAGAAAGCATTCTGACACTGGGGAAACTGGCTTTTCAACAGCTACAGAAAGGCAATCTGattttctatgaagaagacctgAAAGAGTGCGGCATTGATATTAATgaagcatcagtgtactcaggagtctgtacacagatctttaaagaggaatgtgggctgaaccaggacaagctgttctgctttgtccatctgagcattcaggagtttctagctgctgtatatgtgtttctctcattcatcaacaaaaataaaaatcgaATGTGTCAAATACAATCAAAGTTCTTAAAACCTCAGTTCAGAAAAatatctgaaatacatttttacaagacTGCTGTGGATAAAGCTGTACAGAGTAAgactggacacctggaccttttcctccgcttccttctgggtctctcactggagtcaaatCAGAAGCATTTAAGGGGTCTACTGACAAAGACCAGAAGCAGCTCACAGAGCCATGACAAAATAGTCAAGTACATCAAGGAGAAGATCAGGGAGAATCCCTCTTCAGAGAGGTGCatcaatctgttccactgtcATTCcactgaatgaactgaatgaccatTCTCTAGTGGAGGAGATCCAAAGATACCTGAGTTCAGGAAGTCTCTCCGGCGAAGAACTGGCCCCTGCGCAGTGGTCAGCTCTGTTCTTTGTGTTACTgattgatgtgtttgacctgaagaaatactcCAGATCTGAGAAAGGTCTTCTGGGGTTGTTGCCAGTAGTCAAAACCTGCAGAACTGCTTTGTAAGTACAGTCATGAAAATGACCCCcccgcaacacacacacatacacacacatacacacacacaggtacctACCCTCTTAAatgtacaatatatttattgactgaCAACAATAATGATTGTCATGTGTTACAGAGTCAGTTTTTAAGGTACGCCTTAAAGTAGAGtttatgtaatatatacatcAAATATATACATCAGTGGctattctaatgttattctgaactactgttctgtttgtgacatcATGATATTCTGAGGTTTGGTCCAACAGCTCATGTCCTCCTACGTTTAAACAGAACAGGACCCAAGGAAAGTTAGAGAGCCCATTCCTTTTATTCCCCATGggactgaccctactcccccagcacagtaatatagcagcgtaTAACCTCTGGGCTATGGTTATCACGTTTTCATTATTCTATTTATATCATTATTCTATTTGGAATATTCAGGGGCTTAAGATGATTTCGCCTGCATATTTTGTCACTGTGTATCTCGCTGCTGCCTGTAGGATCAGAAAGGTTTCAGGTAATGTGTAATCGTTGTTTTCACAGTTgccaaacatactgtatacatatagGCAAATAGGCAATATATTGACTTATATTACAGCAAAACCGATTTTCGTAACTGATACGAATTCAGATTTTTCAGTGAAAATGTTGACCGATACCGATTATATCTTCTgatttttctattattattcCTCAAGAGacaaagatgtcatcaataGAGCAGGGCTACTCAATTCCAGTCCTTGAGGgctgaaacatttctgtttatctTCTACTAACAATTTTGGACTGATTCAGAACTGAAATGCCAGGTGAAAGCAACTAGCAGGTagaaccaaaaaccagaagtgtttcagccctccaggaccggatttgaatagccctgctatagaggatattctaatgatattctgaactattgttctgtttgtgacatgatgataatctctctccagactgtcaggttgtggattcactgaggaaggctgtgcttctctggtctcagctttAAAGTccaacccctcacacctgaaagaactggatctgagtaacaatgaccttAAGGATATGGGAGTGGAGCAGCTCTCTGCTTTGCtgaaggatccacaatgtagactggagactctgaggtcagtaataatcaacaacaacagaactgacaacacaacaataaacatgaaaacaacacaacagaggGGCAACAGAACAAAAGGGGAATACAATTGTCTGCTGTGTTCCCATCTTCACCTGTTCTGAGCTGCTAGCAGGTCCAAGCCTCCATCCCTGGTAAAGATCAAACCCTGTCAGACATCCCAGCAGGCCTGGAAGGAAATACACCACAACTAACAGGAACACcatgaaaaataacaacatattttttaataatacattaaaaaaattctgtttgtCCAAGTATATCAAACATTAGAACTAATCTTCATTCCACCCCTCTGATGTCCACCAATCCACCATTCAATCccagtatattattattattattattattacactcTTTCTTTTTGAAGACATCCCTTCATGCTAACATGTTGTCTCATTGGAACTGGATCTTCCCATCTCTAACAATCTTTTGTGGTAGATTGGTCAACTCAGTCATGGTTGTAAAGCTGGGATATGTGTTACCTTCAAGCACATGTGTATTGGCTAAACAATTCCTGATTGAGTAAGAAATGTGATAAAAATTTGAATGGCTAGTTTAAACGTGCTTATAGGAAATGTCTcaatcttttgacaatgccgtAACTTCTGTGGGGATGCTGTGACAAGGCAAGGCCATAATGATATTTGCTATTGACTGAGCTGGGTCACACAAGTGGGCCCTGTGATTCCTGTTCTGCAGAGACTGTGGTCGGAATCACTGAAGAGTATGTaaagtaattatttttacatagaaatataatatagtcccttaatattaataataattaccaTCACATTTTGCCAACTATAAAGGTGCAACAAATCTGGAAGAACATTTGACTCTTAAAGTCTTTgcaagcagtgtgtgtgtgttcatgtttgttcATGTTTGTTCCACCTCAGTGGTTGAGGCAGCGTGTCATGTGGATCTCCAAGTGGAACCTGTCACTCACTGTGTTATGATACTGTTGTGAAAAATGTCCAGAAGCAAATCTTACCCAAATAAAAAGCATTAACTGTGCAGAATCAGAGTTATATTTATAGAAATTCTTGTAATTCTGTAGGTTAAACCAGCCCTGTTGACTGGTAATAAAAGATAGCTGCAGCTATCACCTCAAATCAAATGTAGCCAACCCACAGAAAACAAGGAAGAAGCATATGCACCAATTCAAACAACATCTCCAAGCAATAAAAACTCTAGCGAGGTGAGGCAGGAGTTCGTAGATTAAATCAACAGTGCAGCCAGGCAGAGGGTCAGAATTTGTTTTTGGATAAAGGGCAGGTTGAATTGCATATCTAagccaaacaa
This is a stretch of genomic DNA from Esox lucius isolate fEsoLuc1 chromosome 11, fEsoLuc1.pri, whole genome shotgun sequence. It encodes these proteins:
- the LOC117595354 gene encoding protein NLRC3-like, which gives rise to MTFVKNELKRYKTMLSSDFPEGFVNQSEDEEGVDTEDEKQESSAKEGALKITLHVLRNMNQKELADTLDKSALARSAQHDLKSHMKKKCQCLFEGIAKQGNPTLLNKIYTELYITEGGKGEVNNEHEVRQIETTTRKQTRPETAIKCNDIFKPIPGQDKAIRTVLTKGVAGIGKTVSVQKFVLDWAEGKANQDVQFVFPLPFRELNLKREEEISCIQLINHFSVETKKARISNYNKYKVLFIFDGLDECRLPLDFQNNKSCCNVTESTSVDVLLTNLIKGNLLPSALLWITTRPAAANQIPSGCVDHVTEVRGFNDPQKEEYFRKRFSDEDLASRIISQIKTSRSLHIMCHIPVFCWIVATILEYMLTTDDKGELPKTLTDMYSHFLVFQSKHRNVKYDGKKETDPHWSKESILTLGKLAFQQLQKGNLIFYEEDLKECGIDINEASVYSGVCTQIFKEECGLNQDKLFCFVHLSIQEFLAAVYVFLSFINKNKNRMCQIQSKFLKPQFRKISEIHFYKTAVDKAVQSKTGHLDLFLRFLLGLSLESNQKHLRGLLTKTRSSSQSHDKIVKYIKEKIRENPSSERCINLFHCHSTE